A stretch of Verrucomicrobiota bacterium DNA encodes these proteins:
- a CDS encoding 4-hydroxy-3-methylbut-2-enyl diphosphate reductase has translation MSTLAPSAPRKINLRRPDVMAAVQAQVLSHYRSELIDQIRAKGLVVSAEGRLTVKLAKEFGFCYGVERAIDLAYAARKVFPDQPIYILGEIIHNPEVNDQIRAMDIKFLSGKERNANLDDLKQGDVVIIPAFGAETSTMEKLEAKGCLFVDTTCGDVMSVWKRVRQYANDSVTSIIHGKAWHEETKATSSRATASGKGHYLVVFTLAETDYVCHYILTGGNKAEFLEKFKGAYSPGFDPDVHLQAIGVANQTTMLRGETEEVQRRLKAAMEKKYGAVELDKHFRFFDTICGATQDRQDALEKLLAEPLDLLLVIGGYNSSNTSHLAEMGEAKLPTFFIKNASKMISDGLIVHFDQHTHAEIETKAWMPPGQITVGVTAGASCPNNLIEDVIRRLFELRGVAVQNLLAN, from the coding sequence ATGTCAACCCTAGCGCCGAGTGCGCCGCGAAAGATCAATCTCCGCCGGCCCGATGTCATGGCCGCGGTCCAGGCTCAGGTGCTGTCGCATTACCGAAGCGAATTGATCGACCAAATTCGGGCGAAAGGCCTGGTCGTGTCCGCGGAAGGGCGGCTCACGGTCAAGCTGGCCAAGGAGTTCGGGTTTTGCTACGGCGTCGAGCGCGCGATTGACCTCGCGTACGCGGCGCGGAAGGTCTTTCCCGATCAGCCCATCTACATCCTCGGCGAGATCATTCACAACCCGGAAGTCAACGACCAGATCCGGGCCATGGACATCAAGTTCCTTTCCGGCAAGGAAAGGAACGCCAACCTCGACGACTTGAAGCAAGGCGACGTGGTGATCATTCCCGCGTTCGGCGCCGAGACTTCGACGATGGAAAAACTGGAAGCGAAGGGTTGCCTCTTTGTCGATACGACTTGCGGGGACGTGATGAGCGTCTGGAAACGCGTCCGCCAGTACGCGAACGACTCGGTCACGAGCATCATCCACGGCAAAGCCTGGCACGAGGAAACGAAGGCCACGAGTTCCCGCGCCACGGCCAGCGGCAAGGGGCATTACCTGGTCGTCTTCACGCTGGCCGAGACGGACTACGTCTGTCACTACATCCTGACCGGCGGCAACAAAGCGGAATTCCTCGAGAAGTTCAAAGGCGCGTACTCGCCCGGCTTCGATCCGGACGTTCATCTCCAGGCCATCGGCGTGGCCAACCAAACGACGATGCTGCGCGGCGAAACCGAAGAAGTGCAGCGCCGGCTCAAGGCGGCCATGGAGAAAAAATACGGCGCGGTGGAACTGGACAAACATTTCCGGTTCTTCGACACGATCTGCGGCGCGACGCAAGACCGCCAGGATGCGCTGGAGAAATTGCTGGCCGAGCCGCTGGACCTTTTGCTCGTCATCGGCGGCTACAATTCGTCGAACACGTCGCATTTGGCGGAGATGGGCGAAGCGAAGCTGCCGACTTTTTTCATCAAGAACGCCTCGAAGATGATCTCGGACGGTTTGATCGTGCACTTCGACCAGCACACGCACGCGGAAATCGAAACCAAAGCCTGGATGCCGCCGGGCCAAATCACGGTGGGCGTAACAGCCGGCGCGTCGTGTCCGAACAATTTGATCGAGGACGTGATCCGGCGGCTGTTTGAGCTGCGCGGCGTGGCGGTGCAGAATTTGTTGGCGAATTAG
- a CDS encoding squalene--hopene cyclase — translation MKRTEFRRRLTAALTQARRELLGARAPGGHWVGELSSSALSTATAVCALATVEKHSALRTPHSALLIERGLEWLAQHQNSDGGWGDTTISVSNISTTALCWAAFGIVQGSDAKFRSVVARAENWLAERAGGIDPEHLAPAIIRRYGKDRTFSVPILLTCALGGRLGPMAGAWRRILPLPFELAACPHQWFAALRLPVVSYALPALIAIGQARHHHLPSRNPLARFVRALTRSRTLAVLQSIQPSSGGFLEATPLTSFVVMSLACAGNVAHPVTRHGLEFLEKSPRPDGSWPIDTNLATWVTTLALNALGPRPAIDSGVSALALEPNDLRAIREWLLAQQYREEHPYTHAAPGGWAWTDLPGGVPDADDTAGALLALHSLGEIGDSTRAAALAGIHWLLNLQNRDGGIPTFCRGWGALPFDRSSPDLTAHGLRAWAAWRADVPSNVRTRLDQATVRAVEYLRQTQREDGSWVPLWFGNQFAPDDQNPTYGTARVVLALEKLAALGIKSGEGPRSRGIEWLVRAQNPDGAWGGFKGGPGSVEETALALEALASTTKNGAGQEMGEVRSAITQGTTWLVEQVENGTWKNPSPIGFYFARLWYHERLYPMVFTVGALNAAERSCREG, via the coding sequence GTGAAACGAACTGAGTTTCGGCGACGTCTCACGGCCGCTTTGACCCAAGCGCGCCGGGAATTGCTCGGCGCCCGTGCACCCGGCGGCCATTGGGTCGGGGAACTTTCCAGCAGTGCCCTTTCGACTGCCACCGCAGTCTGCGCCCTTGCCACCGTTGAAAAACATTCCGCACTCCGCACTCCGCACTCCGCACTCCTGATCGAGCGCGGACTGGAGTGGCTCGCCCAACACCAGAACTCCGACGGCGGCTGGGGCGACACGACCATCAGTGTTAGCAACATCAGCACGACGGCATTGTGCTGGGCGGCGTTCGGGATCGTGCAGGGGAGCGACGCAAAGTTCCGAAGCGTCGTTGCGCGCGCGGAAAACTGGCTGGCTGAAAGGGCTGGAGGGATCGATCCTGAACACCTTGCGCCGGCCATCATCCGGCGCTACGGAAAGGATCGCACTTTCTCCGTTCCGATCCTCCTGACGTGCGCGCTGGGCGGACGACTGGGGCCGATGGCCGGGGCGTGGCGCCGGATTCTGCCGCTGCCCTTTGAACTGGCGGCTTGCCCGCATCAATGGTTCGCGGCGCTGCGGCTGCCCGTGGTCAGCTATGCGTTGCCGGCGTTGATCGCGATTGGCCAGGCGCGGCATCATCACTTGCCTTCGAGAAACCCTCTCGCGCGCTTTGTCCGGGCTCTGACGCGGAGCCGGACGCTCGCCGTTCTTCAGAGCATTCAACCTTCGAGCGGCGGATTTCTGGAGGCCACGCCGCTGACGAGCTTCGTCGTCATGAGCCTCGCCTGCGCCGGGAATGTGGCCCATCCGGTCACAAGACACGGCCTCGAATTTCTCGAGAAATCGCCGCGTCCGGACGGAAGCTGGCCCATCGACACGAATCTGGCGACGTGGGTCACCACGCTCGCGCTCAATGCGCTCGGGCCGCGGCCAGCGATTGATTCGGGAGTGAGCGCGCTGGCTTTGGAACCCAACGATCTCCGGGCCATCCGAGAATGGCTTCTCGCGCAGCAATACCGCGAGGAACATCCCTACACGCACGCCGCGCCGGGCGGCTGGGCCTGGACGGATTTGCCGGGAGGCGTTCCGGATGCCGACGACACAGCCGGAGCATTGCTCGCGTTGCACAGTCTGGGCGAGATCGGTGACTCGACACGCGCCGCGGCGCTGGCGGGGATCCATTGGCTGTTGAACCTCCAGAATCGCGACGGAGGGATTCCCACGTTCTGCCGGGGCTGGGGCGCGCTGCCGTTCGACCGCAGCAGCCCGGATTTGACCGCGCACGGCTTGCGCGCCTGGGCGGCGTGGCGCGCGGACGTCCCATCAAACGTGCGAACGCGGCTCGATCAGGCCACCGTTCGAGCGGTGGAATACTTGCGGCAAACCCAGCGCGAAGATGGCTCGTGGGTTCCGCTCTGGTTCGGAAATCAATTCGCCCCGGACGACCAGAACCCGACCTATGGAACCGCGCGCGTCGTGCTCGCACTGGAAAAACTCGCGGCGCTCGGAATCAAATCAGGCGAGGGACCGCGGTCGCGGGGAATCGAGTGGTTGGTGCGCGCGCAGAATCCGGACGGCGCCTGGGGCGGCTTCAAGGGCGGTCCGGGTTCCGTCGAAGAGACCGCGCTCGCGCTGGAGGCCCTGGCAAGCACAACCAAGAACGGCGCTGGCCAAGAAATGGGAGAAGTCCGGTCTGCGATCACGCAGGGCACGACCTGGCTGGTGGAACAAGTGGAGAATGGAACCTGGAAGAATCCATCGCCGATCGGTTTCTACTTTGCCAGGCTTTGGTACCACGAGCGGCTCTACCCGATGGTTTTCACGGTCGGCGCTTTGAACGCCGCGGAACGGTCCTGTCGCGAGGGTTGA
- a CDS encoding deoxyguanosinetriphosphate triphosphohydrolase, with protein sequence MACCREELEKRERRFLAPCAQFSAETRGRKFDEPPPEWRTHFQRDRDRVIHSRAFRRLEYKTQVFLNGTGDHLRTRLTHTMEVAAVSRNIARALRLNEDLAETIALAHDLGHPPFGHKGETVLNKLMKNHGGFEHNLHSLRIVEELEQKYPLFPGLNLTWEVREGLAKHFTSYDHPSRRAGFEAKSSSLEAQVANLADEITYYSHDLDDGLDAELLNEKDLRRNARIWGEAARTVRKEYGDLPDECRRYFIIRCVIDGQVKDVVSTTEQRLKNAGVQSADEVRLFPRALVQYSASRRKQNRELRDYLYQNLYYNPKVHEPNLRAVRMIEELFRYCLAHHEAVGEQSRKRARQIGWPRAICDYIAGMTDRYISLEYQRLVVG encoded by the coding sequence ATGGCCTGCTGTCGCGAAGAGCTTGAGAAGCGTGAGCGCCGCTTCCTCGCGCCCTGCGCGCAATTCAGCGCCGAAACCCGCGGGCGGAAGTTCGACGAGCCGCCTCCGGAGTGGCGCACGCATTTCCAGCGCGACCGCGACCGCGTCATCCACTCGCGCGCGTTCCGCAGACTGGAATACAAAACCCAGGTTTTCCTGAACGGCACCGGGGATCATCTGCGCACCCGCCTCACCCACACCATGGAAGTGGCCGCGGTCTCGCGCAATATCGCCCGCGCGCTGCGCTTGAACGAGGACCTGGCCGAGACTATCGCGCTCGCGCATGACCTGGGCCATCCGCCCTTCGGCCACAAAGGCGAGACGGTGCTCAACAAGCTGATGAAGAATCATGGCGGATTCGAGCACAACCTCCATAGCTTGCGCATCGTCGAGGAACTGGAGCAAAAGTATCCGCTCTTCCCCGGTTTGAATCTGACCTGGGAAGTTCGCGAAGGACTCGCCAAACATTTCACCAGCTACGATCATCCCAGCCGGCGCGCAGGATTCGAGGCCAAATCCTCCTCGCTCGAAGCGCAGGTCGCCAACCTCGCCGACGAAATCACTTATTACAGCCACGATCTGGACGATGGACTGGATGCGGAGTTGCTGAACGAAAAGGATCTCCGCCGGAATGCGCGCATTTGGGGGGAAGCCGCGCGGACCGTACGGAAGGAATACGGCGATTTGCCCGACGAATGCCGCCGCTACTTCATCATTCGTTGCGTCATCGATGGCCAGGTGAAGGACGTCGTTTCCACGACGGAACAGCGGTTGAAAAATGCCGGCGTTCAGTCCGCGGACGAAGTCCGTCTTTTTCCCCGAGCGCTCGTTCAATACAGCGCGTCGCGCCGAAAGCAGAATCGGGAGCTGCGCGATTACCTGTACCAGAACCTTTATTACAACCCGAAAGTTCACGAACCGAACTTGCGCGCCGTGAGAATGATCGAAGAGCTTTTCCGGTATTGCCTGGCGCATCACGAAGCGGTCGGCGAACAATCCCGCAAACGCGCCCGCCAGATCGGCTGGCCCCGCGCGATCTGCGACTACATCGCGGGCATGACAGATCGGTACATTAGCCTGGAATATCAGCGATTGGTTGTCGGTTGA
- a CDS encoding DUF393 domain-containing protein: MGSNPYIVLYDDACPLCTFQMKVLTWLDWFNVVRLLPLSHPEAGQIAPQLTREDLLEAMHCVTPERRVYRGARCIRFVGLRMPLLVPLALFLWIPGVIWIAEKVYAWVSRNRHLLSRLFGCKEACAVMPARKREKDLV; the protein is encoded by the coding sequence ATGGGATCGAACCCGTACATCGTTCTATACGACGACGCCTGCCCGCTGTGCACATTTCAGATGAAAGTGCTGACTTGGCTCGACTGGTTCAACGTCGTCCGCCTCCTGCCGCTTTCACACCCGGAGGCCGGCCAGATCGCTCCGCAACTGACGCGCGAAGACTTGCTGGAAGCCATGCATTGCGTGACGCCGGAACGGCGGGTTTATCGCGGCGCCCGGTGCATCCGGTTTGTCGGCCTGCGCATGCCGCTGCTCGTGCCGCTCGCGCTGTTCCTCTGGATTCCCGGAGTCATCTGGATCGCGGAAAAAGTTTACGCCTGGGTGAGCCGGAACCGGCATCTCCTGAGCCGGCTGTTCGGATGCAAAGAAGCGTGCGCCGTGATGCCGGCGCGCAAACGCGAAAAGGATCTCGTCTGA
- a CDS encoding type II toxin-antitoxin system HicA family toxin, with translation MGRLANISGREAVRVFHKAGWQKAGQVGSHLVMVKPGVKANLSIPQHRELSAGTLRALIRHSGLTVEEFLSLL, from the coding sequence GTGGGCAGGTTGGCGAACATTTCTGGCAGAGAAGCCGTGCGCGTATTTCACAAAGCCGGGTGGCAGAAAGCCGGACAGGTTGGCAGCCATTTGGTGATGGTTAAGCCGGGTGTGAAAGCGAATTTGTCCATCCCTCAACATCGGGAACTCTCTGCCGGAACCCTGCGGGCATTGATCCGGCACTCCGGTTTAACCGTGGAGGAATTTCTCTCTCTGCTCTGA
- a CDS encoding galactonate dehydratase, with translation MNTLSSEFTKPVSFMNNSFSDPRPASRREFLKRAGLALAAAPFWSGIIPESQGAKIPEGIKITDLKSLIVEDEVYLKVFTDAGVIGEGHTSVHRKAPTCKAAVDDLARVLLGRDPTRVEFLWQAMYRWPRWRGGPVLNAAISGVDLALWDILGKLLEVPVWRLLGGAARERIRLYVHGSGKEGVQRAKEMGYTAIKTSPVVADMIDGRRVIKRPWNLKRAVKIIEDMRAAAGDDFDILIDAHGLLTPTMALEFARAIEPLRILFLEEPIQLEGNDTLEWLGKHTTVPLATGERHTTKWMFEDIISRHLVSYVQPDVIQCGGITEIRKIAAMAEAQFIEVAPHGPGSLSTGLGLASLHVDASTSNCVIQESHPNPTGWQLDLFNGRTVTIKDGYAELPRWPGLGLHLNEDVARKHPHSNPNPSIYFEDGSVADY, from the coding sequence ATGAATACACTTTCGTCCGAATTCACCAAACCCGTCTCCTTTATGAACAACTCTTTCTCCGACCCGCGCCCTGCCAGCCGCAGAGAATTCCTCAAACGCGCCGGCCTCGCGCTGGCCGCCGCGCCGTTCTGGTCCGGAATTATTCCCGAATCACAGGGAGCGAAAATCCCGGAAGGCATCAAGATCACGGATCTCAAATCCCTGATCGTCGAGGATGAAGTTTATCTCAAGGTCTTCACCGATGCGGGCGTGATCGGCGAAGGGCACACGTCGGTCCATCGCAAAGCTCCGACGTGCAAAGCGGCCGTCGATGATCTGGCGCGGGTTCTCTTGGGACGCGATCCGACACGGGTCGAGTTTTTGTGGCAAGCAATGTATCGCTGGCCGCGCTGGCGCGGCGGCCCAGTGCTGAACGCGGCCATCAGCGGCGTCGATCTGGCGCTCTGGGATATTCTGGGAAAATTGCTGGAGGTTCCCGTCTGGCGGCTGTTGGGCGGCGCGGCGCGCGAGCGGATTCGGCTTTACGTTCACGGCAGCGGCAAAGAAGGAGTGCAACGCGCCAAAGAAATGGGTTACACCGCGATCAAGACCAGCCCGGTCGTCGCCGATATGATCGACGGGCGCCGCGTCATCAAACGCCCGTGGAACTTGAAGCGGGCCGTGAAGATCATCGAAGACATGCGGGCTGCCGCCGGCGATGACTTTGATATTCTGATCGACGCGCACGGTTTGTTGACGCCGACGATGGCGCTGGAATTTGCCAGGGCGATCGAGCCGCTCCGAATCCTGTTTCTCGAAGAACCGATTCAACTCGAAGGCAACGACACGCTCGAATGGCTGGGCAAGCACACCACCGTTCCTCTGGCGACTGGCGAACGGCACACCACGAAATGGATGTTCGAAGACATCATCAGCCGCCATCTGGTGAGTTACGTGCAGCCGGATGTGATCCAGTGCGGCGGGATCACCGAGATTCGCAAGATCGCGGCCATGGCCGAGGCGCAGTTCATCGAAGTCGCCCCGCACGGGCCGGGGAGCCTTTCCACGGGGCTGGGATTGGCGTCGCTCCACGTGGATGCGAGCACTTCCAATTGCGTGATCCAGGAATCGCACCCCAATCCGACCGGCTGGCAACTCGATTTGTTCAACGGGCGGACGGTGACGATCAAGGACGGTTACGCGGAATTGCCGCGCTGGCCGGGTCTGGGCCTGCACCTCAATGAAGACGTGGCCCGGAAACACCCGCATTCCAATCCGAACCCGTCGATCTATTTCGAGGATGGATCGGTGGCGGATTATTGA
- a CDS encoding type II toxin-antitoxin system HicB family antitoxin, whose translation MMFHVNLEKAEDGWIVAECPALPGCVSQGLDEKEALENIKEAITAWLWAEDQKANAKRSRRSRQRSVVVAV comes from the coding sequence ATGATGTTTCATGTCAATCTGGAGAAGGCCGAGGACGGTTGGATTGTCGCGGAGTGTCCGGCGCTGCCGGGATGCGTTTCGCAAGGCCTCGATGAAAAGGAGGCTCTCGAAAACATCAAAGAGGCGATTACAGCTTGGCTTTGGGCCGAAGACCAGAAGGCGAATGCGAAACGGTCACGCCGATCCCGGCAACGGTCGGTCGTGGTGGCTGTGTAG